In Sphingobacterium sp. PCS056, the following proteins share a genomic window:
- a CDS encoding KilA-N domain-containing protein, which produces MSKSRTIQVKESKISVIIQNETDYINLTDMTSSFREGSGLIGKWISNKNTLEYLGVWEKINNSNFNYPEFGVIAQEAGTNRFIMSVGQWTERTQATGMLVKAGRYGGTFAHKDIAFHFAMWLSPEFQIYLVNEFQRLKDEENNRLKLDWNLQRTLAKVNYHIHTDAIKENLIPKEITKQQAGLVYATEADLLNTALFGTTAKEWRESNPTIKGNMRDDATIEQLVVLSNLESINALLIQQGSSQSDRLIELNKVAIMQMKSLMESEAVKKLKKN; this is translated from the coding sequence ATGAGTAAGAGTAGAACAATACAAGTTAAAGAATCAAAAATATCAGTTATCATTCAAAATGAAACAGATTATATCAACTTGACTGATATGACATCCTCCTTCCGAGAAGGTAGTGGACTGATAGGGAAATGGATTAGCAATAAAAACACATTAGAATATCTTGGTGTGTGGGAAAAGATAAATAACTCGAATTTTAATTACCCCGAATTCGGGGTAATTGCCCAAGAAGCTGGAACAAATAGATTCATTATGTCTGTAGGGCAATGGACAGAAAGAACACAAGCTACAGGAATGCTTGTAAAGGCTGGACGGTATGGTGGAACATTTGCACATAAAGATATCGCATTTCATTTTGCTATGTGGTTAAGTCCGGAATTTCAAATATACTTAGTCAATGAATTTCAACGTCTCAAAGACGAAGAAAACAATCGATTAAAATTAGATTGGAACTTGCAAAGAACATTGGCAAAAGTAAATTACCATATCCATACTGATGCTATTAAAGAAAATCTAATACCCAAAGAAATCACAAAACAACAGGCCGGCCTTGTATACGCCACTGAAGCGGACTTACTTAACACCGCTCTTTTTGGCACCACAGCTAAGGAATGGCGAGAAAGCAACCCAACTATAAAAGGAAATATGCGTGATGATGCAACAATAGAGCAACTAGTTGTGCTGAGCAATCTCGAAAGCATCAATGCTTTACTGATCCAACAGGGATCGTCACAAAGTGATCGACTTATTGAATTGAATAAGGTGGCAATCATGCAGATGAAATCATTAATGGAAAGTGAGGCGGTTAAGAAATTGAAGAAGAATTGA